In the genome of Chryseobacterium arthrosphaerae, one region contains:
- a CDS encoding bacteriocin-like protein, whose translation MKNLKKMSAQDLKNIQGGSAPEWCVGSGGCWDPVKKTCYSNGCP comes from the coding sequence ATGAAAAATTTAAAAAAAATGTCAGCACAGGACTTGAAAAACATTCAAGGAGGTTCTGCACCGGAATGGTGTGTGGGTTCAGGAGGATGCTGGGACCCTGTTAAAAAAACATGTTATTCAAACGGATGTCCTTAA
- the argS gene encoding arginine--tRNA ligase: MNIKDIIEQKLSEVILNVYQLKDIKLEVQENKTEFEGDFTIVTFPLVKQLKKNPESIGVELGEALTEQTELFESFNVVKGFLNVKVKNQLFVDNFRSVSKEFSTIEKKNATVMVEYSSPNTNKPLHLGHIRNNLLGFSVAQILKEAGYDVIKTQIINDRGIHICKSMLAWEKFGNGETPETTNTKGDKFVGNYYVEFDKNYKKEIADLVGQGIGEEQAKKDAPMMKEAQKMLVDWENGDETVRNLWNEMNSWVYRGFNETYKRLGVDFDQVQYESNTYILGKDLIQEGLDKGVLYQKEDGSVWCDLTDEGLDQKLLLRSDGTSVYMTQDLGTAVERFKQNNIQKLIYTVGNEQDYHFQVLFKILKKLGYQWADQLYHLSYGMVELPEGKMKSREGTVVDADDLMQEMYETAKSKAQELGKLETLSEEDKEASYETVGLGALKYFMLKVDPKKKMLFNPAESIDFNGNTGPFIQYTYARIQSLLSKAGTLQTETADIELNQSEKELIMQLANFKTVVAKSAETLSPALVANYVYDLVKAYNSFYQNNPILNQEDENIKHFRLNISDLTAKTIRKSLELLGIGTVNRM, encoded by the coding sequence ATGAATATTAAAGATATTATAGAACAGAAACTTTCAGAAGTCATTTTAAATGTATATCAGTTAAAAGACATCAAGCTGGAAGTTCAGGAAAATAAAACGGAATTTGAAGGTGACTTTACGATTGTCACTTTTCCGCTGGTGAAACAATTGAAGAAAAACCCTGAAAGCATTGGCGTTGAATTGGGAGAAGCTTTAACGGAGCAGACCGAGCTTTTCGAAAGCTTTAATGTTGTAAAAGGTTTCCTTAACGTTAAAGTTAAAAACCAATTGTTTGTCGATAACTTCAGATCGGTAAGCAAAGAATTTTCAACCATAGAAAAGAAAAATGCTACCGTAATGGTAGAGTATTCTTCACCAAATACCAACAAGCCTTTGCACTTGGGACACATCAGAAACAATTTATTAGGATTTTCTGTAGCACAGATCCTGAAAGAAGCAGGGTATGATGTGATCAAAACGCAGATCATCAACGACAGAGGAATTCATATCTGTAAGTCGATGCTGGCATGGGAAAAATTCGGAAACGGAGAAACGCCTGAAACAACGAATACAAAAGGAGATAAGTTTGTCGGAAACTACTATGTGGAGTTTGACAAAAATTATAAAAAAGAAATTGCAGACCTTGTAGGTCAGGGCATAGGAGAGGAGCAGGCTAAAAAAGATGCTCCGATGATGAAAGAAGCCCAGAAAATGCTTGTTGACTGGGAAAATGGTGATGAAACCGTAAGAAATCTCTGGAATGAAATGAACTCATGGGTATACAGAGGGTTCAATGAAACCTATAAAAGGTTAGGGGTAGATTTTGATCAGGTTCAGTATGAAAGCAATACCTATATTTTAGGAAAAGACCTTATTCAGGAAGGATTAGATAAAGGAGTATTGTACCAGAAAGAAGACGGTTCTGTCTGGTGTGACCTGACGGATGAAGGTCTTGATCAGAAATTACTGTTACGTTCAGACGGTACTTCAGTTTATATGACCCAGGATTTGGGAACAGCGGTTGAGCGTTTTAAGCAGAATAATATTCAGAAGCTGATTTATACAGTAGGAAATGAGCAGGATTATCACTTCCAGGTTTTATTCAAGATATTGAAAAAATTAGGGTACCAATGGGCTGATCAGTTATATCACCTTTCTTACGGAATGGTAGAACTTCCTGAGGGCAAAATGAAATCCCGTGAAGGAACCGTGGTAGATGCAGATGACCTGATGCAGGAAATGTATGAAACTGCAAAATCTAAGGCTCAGGAGCTTGGTAAGCTTGAAACCCTTTCAGAAGAAGATAAAGAAGCATCTTATGAAACAGTAGGATTGGGAGCATTGAAATATTTTATGCTGAAAGTGGATCCTAAGAAAAAAATGCTTTTCAACCCGGCTGAAAGTATCGATTTCAACGGAAATACAGGGCCGTTCATTCAATATACTTATGCACGTATCCAGTCATTGTTATCCAAAGCGGGTACTTTGCAGACAGAAACAGCGGATATCGAATTAAACCAATCCGAGAAAGAACTGATTATGCAGCTGGCCAACTTTAAAACAGTGGTAGCAAAATCTGCAGAAACTTTAAGCCCTGCTTTAGTGGCCAATTATGTATATGACCTTGTGAAAGCATACAACTCATTCTATCAGAATAACCCGATTCTGAATCAGGAAGATGAAAATATAAAGCACTTCCGTTTAAATATTTCAGATCTGACAGCGAAGACGATCAGAAAATCGTTAGAACTGTTGGGAATAGGAACCGTAAACAGAATGTAA
- a CDS encoding SusD/RagB family nutrient-binding outer membrane lipoprotein, with protein sequence MKKIFLILSLISLTVVTNSCESDITSLNEDPKHPSVVPSGLLVASAEQALISQMLTPNVNNNISRFFTQQWAQTTYVDESNYDMVTRPIPRNHYNVMMASRSATVHSAGVLSALRDAKQFLEGEGVSAAKKNNNIAIIELISVYTWANLVDTYGDVPYFGTLKAVPGNPGASEIPYDDAKTIYLDLIKRIDAAVAMINTTESGYTDDLFYKGNMSKWKKMGNSLKFKLAVTMADADPAFAKTTAEAAYAAGLFEGKEDNFGLAAFPSGLFSNPVYQEDVQSGRNDLVPSEMLINYMNSTSDPRRARWFVKAEREFDKNTGKYKPNTGFYKGGVYGKGNSFVNYSHMTSPKIDINGVPDMGEDGDYMLFSENAQGFLLDYSEISFLRAEAAARGFSVGGSAAGLYGEAITASMTEYGIAPAAAVAFIAANPYDASNWRKSIGFQAWVAMFNKGFQAWNFARRLNYPVFENPEDSTVESVPVRMKYSDQEYLLNKTYVEKAAAKIGGDKVSTRVFWDVN encoded by the coding sequence ATGAAAAAGATATTTTTAATATTAAGTCTAATTTCTTTAACGGTAGTCACCAATTCTTGCGAAAGTGACATCACGTCTTTGAATGAAGATCCGAAACACCCGTCAGTAGTTCCTTCAGGATTACTGGTAGCAAGTGCGGAGCAGGCATTAATATCACAGATGCTAACACCAAACGTTAATAATAACATCTCAAGATTCTTTACTCAGCAATGGGCACAGACTACTTATGTAGATGAATCCAACTACGATATGGTGACAAGACCTATCCCAAGAAACCATTATAATGTAATGATGGCTTCCAGATCTGCTACTGTGCACTCTGCAGGGGTTTTATCAGCACTTAGAGATGCTAAGCAATTCCTTGAGGGCGAAGGAGTAAGTGCAGCTAAGAAAAATAATAATATTGCTATCATCGAACTGATCAGCGTATATACATGGGCCAACCTTGTAGATACCTATGGAGATGTTCCTTATTTCGGAACTTTAAAAGCAGTACCGGGAAACCCTGGAGCTTCTGAAATTCCTTATGATGATGCTAAAACAATCTATCTGGATCTGATCAAAAGAATTGATGCTGCTGTTGCAATGATCAATACTACAGAATCCGGTTATACTGATGATTTGTTCTATAAAGGAAACATGTCTAAGTGGAAAAAAATGGGGAACTCTTTGAAATTCAAATTGGCAGTAACCATGGCAGATGCTGATCCGGCATTCGCTAAAACTACTGCTGAAGCTGCTTATGCTGCAGGTTTATTCGAAGGTAAAGAAGATAATTTCGGTTTGGCGGCTTTCCCATCAGGATTATTTTCTAACCCTGTATATCAGGAAGATGTACAGTCTGGTAGAAATGACCTTGTTCCTTCAGAAATGTTAATCAACTATATGAACTCTACCTCGGATCCTAGAAGAGCGAGATGGTTTGTAAAGGCAGAAAGAGAATTCGATAAAAATACCGGAAAATATAAGCCTAACACAGGATTTTATAAAGGAGGTGTTTATGGAAAAGGTAACTCATTTGTGAACTATTCGCATATGACTTCTCCAAAAATAGATATTAACGGAGTTCCTGATATGGGAGAAGATGGCGATTACATGCTTTTCTCAGAGAATGCGCAAGGATTTTTGTTGGATTATTCAGAAATCTCATTCTTAAGAGCTGAAGCAGCAGCACGTGGCTTTAGCGTAGGAGGATCAGCAGCAGGTCTTTATGGAGAGGCGATTACAGCTTCTATGACGGAGTATGGTATTGCTCCTGCAGCAGCGGTTGCATTTATCGCAGCAAATCCTTATGATGCTTCAAACTGGAGAAAGTCTATCGGTTTCCAGGCTTGGGTAGCCATGTTTAATAAAGGATTCCAGGCATGGAACTTTGCAAGAAGACTAAATTACCCGGTATTTGAAAATCCTGAAGATTCTACAGTAGAATCAGTTCCGGTAAGAATGAAATATTCTGATCAGGAATACTTACTTAACAAGACTTATGTTGAAAAAGCTGCTGCAAAAATCGGTGGAGATAAAGTATCAACAAGAGTTTTCTGGGATGTAAATTAA
- a CDS encoding SusD/RagB family nutrient-binding outer membrane lipoprotein — protein sequence MKKILYTSAIAALLLSSASCSNDFIDVNHNDNEAYNSELSPKERLAAAETTLHATHAVTLNRFGNLMMNAWVGNIYQYTAPFDDEMKMNVNSTFYNGIWDNYYYGIGNLQRLIDTPNANTQFPGYVAAAKIMKAYYMQTIVDLYNDVPYSEAFKFQSNVTPKYDKGKDVYQALLKELDEALALLNTTTPPTILASSDVMFKGVAGDWIKFGNTVKLKMLVRLSNTTDSSVIAYRDSAMNTWPTLSKGFITESAIINPGYSSASVAQQNPLYRNYGAINLTSGEINANYRLVLASANIVDNMMGRVPLTSGVVDSRIQRMFYANAWANLEDAEITDGFEGFFGLEQGLTSNPSNTGGDYAGLGIKQFLVLNSSGQISSSEGSKQDGIVMSLAEAELLQSEAAVLYPAKFSGGQAHFEAGIRASFTFYGLSATSANNYILNSNTKANVGWNASTNKIAAIQYQRWIALTNINPTETFISYTKTGFPVTPMPVGATTATRPVRLIYPQSEYVANSGNVPNMVKNDAFSKTGQYAPFWLK from the coding sequence ATGAAAAAAATACTTTATACATCTGCAATAGCAGCATTATTATTAAGTTCTGCTTCTTGCTCGAATGATTTTATTGATGTCAACCATAACGATAATGAAGCATATAACAGTGAGTTGTCACCTAAAGAAAGGTTAGCCGCTGCTGAAACAACCTTGCATGCTACACATGCCGTTACATTAAATAGATTTGGAAACTTAATGATGAATGCATGGGTGGGTAATATATATCAATATACAGCGCCATTTGATGATGAAATGAAAATGAATGTTAATAGTACTTTTTACAACGGTATATGGGATAATTACTATTATGGAATCGGAAATTTACAAAGGCTTATTGATACCCCTAATGCTAATACCCAGTTTCCTGGTTATGTTGCGGCAGCAAAAATTATGAAAGCTTATTATATGCAAACGATTGTTGATTTGTATAATGATGTACCTTATTCTGAAGCTTTTAAATTTCAAAGTAACGTTACCCCTAAATATGATAAAGGAAAAGATGTATATCAAGCTTTACTAAAAGAGTTGGATGAAGCCTTAGCTTTATTGAATACTACAACTCCCCCAACAATTCTTGCTTCTTCTGATGTTATGTTTAAAGGGGTTGCGGGTGACTGGATTAAATTTGGTAATACCGTTAAGCTTAAAATGTTAGTAAGATTATCAAATACAACAGATTCATCAGTAATTGCCTATAGGGATTCTGCAATGAATACATGGCCAACTTTATCTAAAGGTTTTATTACTGAATCAGCCATTATCAATCCGGGATATAGTTCAGCTTCTGTAGCACAACAGAATCCATTATATAGAAATTATGGAGCTATTAATTTAACAAGTGGTGAAATTAATGCGAATTATAGATTAGTTTTAGCTAGTGCTAATATCGTTGACAATATGATGGGGCGAGTTCCTCTTACTTCAGGGGTTGTTGACTCTAGAATCCAAAGAATGTTCTATGCCAATGCTTGGGCTAATTTAGAAGATGCTGAAATCACAGATGGATTTGAAGGGTTTTTCGGCTTAGAGCAAGGACTGACTTCTAATCCAAGTAACACCGGAGGTGATTATGCAGGGCTAGGTATAAAACAGTTTTTAGTGCTTAACTCAAGTGGTCAGATCAGTTCTAGTGAAGGTTCAAAACAAGACGGTATCGTAATGTCTCTTGCTGAGGCGGAATTATTGCAATCAGAAGCTGCGGTATTGTATCCGGCAAAATTCAGTGGTGGGCAAGCTCATTTTGAAGCGGGTATCAGAGCTTCATTCACTTTCTATGGACTTTCGGCTACTTCAGCAAATAATTATATTTTAAATAGCAATACCAAAGCGAATGTTGGATGGAATGCTAGTACGAATAAGATTGCTGCTATTCAATATCAAAGATGGATTGCTTTAACCAATATTAACCCAACAGAAACGTTCATTAGTTATACTAAAACAGGATTCCCAGTTACTCCTATGCCTGTTGGTGCTACTACTGCTACAAGACCGGTAAGATTAATTTATCCACAGTCTGAGTATGTTGCAAACTCTGGAAATGTTCCAAACATGGTGAAAAATGATGCGTTTTCAAAAACAGGTCAATATGCACCATTCTGGTTAAAATAA
- a CDS encoding SusC/RagA family TonB-linked outer membrane protein, whose product MKKLTTGLLVLVLSSSIAVAHAQAKNDTIKTKEIEGVVVTALGIKREKKSLGYASEEVKAEALTGGTTNTGNVAGLLSGKVAGLQVNTNNNFGGSSNLLIRGYKSLSGGSPLIVIDGSPVNNGSVKGTVFDYGNFLSDINQNDIESINVLKGAAASALYGERGSDGVILIVTKNGRGKQDGSWGVTLNSNINVGFIDKSTFPKYQSRYGAGYGPQYGNDTDGDGNPDEYFNHDPNTGEFQVPLTEDASYGAEFNPNLLVRQWYSYDPTSPYYGMATPWVAAKNGPIKFFETPVTYVNSISLEKGNKSSNISLSYSNMLSNGLLPNSDLRKNNLTAKFSYDFTEKLHATVFSTLTIQDTKGRNETGYSDNIVTGFRQWWQTNVDIYDLRDAYARSNNGNNTWNRTSGENGTPAYWNNPYFQRYQNYQSDSRTRTFSYAQLKYDVSKNFGITGKLSYDNMQMLIEERLANGSLPQAFGASGNNVTSGYSRQDVRTSETNFDLFANYKFDIVEDLNVSGIVGGNIRRNLSDAVYASTEGGLATPGLFAISNSASPIIPPDENYAKWLTSSLYATASFGYKNLLFVDGTYRVDRSSNLPKANNTYDYYSATGSLILSELWKQNWLSFWKVRANYAEVGSSTVNYQLNNTYRVRGGFGSTGLVNQSYFLANPDLKPQRSKELEFGMEAQFLKNRLGFDIAVYKTRTLDQIINLPVTSATGYRTFLVNAGQINNKGIEIQLNGTPFKTSNFSWDIDVNWSKNENEVISLYGDSQNYLLAQYQGGVSLNARVGQAFGALVGSDYVYNANGERVIDPANGRYLRNPNQVIGNITPDWIGGIRNSFNYKGISLSFLIDIKHGGDVFSTDMYYGLATGLYQETAIGNDRTAGVINPGVNPNGQVNTTPTSSPEFFGNVDGYRRMPNSRFVYDASYVKLREASIGYSLPKSILANTSIQEAKISLVGRNLWIIHKNLPYADPEAGTGNGLASKGNSIGVLPTTRDIGINVTLKF is encoded by the coding sequence ATGAAGAAACTAACAACAGGTCTTCTTGTTTTGGTATTGTCTTCTTCTATAGCTGTTGCACATGCTCAGGCGAAGAATGATACTATCAAAACAAAAGAAATCGAGGGCGTGGTAGTAACCGCACTCGGAATCAAAAGAGAGAAAAAATCTTTGGGGTATGCTTCTGAAGAGGTAAAGGCAGAAGCGCTGACAGGCGGAACTACAAATACCGGTAACGTAGCAGGATTACTTTCAGGTAAAGTAGCAGGTTTACAGGTTAATACCAATAATAACTTTGGCGGATCATCCAACTTATTGATCAGAGGATATAAATCACTGTCAGGAGGATCTCCGCTAATTGTAATTGACGGTTCACCGGTAAATAACGGAAGTGTTAAAGGAACTGTATTTGATTACGGAAACTTTTTATCGGATATCAACCAAAACGATATCGAAAGTATAAACGTTCTGAAAGGAGCTGCCGCTTCGGCTTTATACGGAGAACGTGGTAGTGACGGGGTAATTTTGATTGTTACCAAGAACGGCCGCGGAAAACAGGATGGAAGCTGGGGAGTAACACTGAACTCAAATATTAATGTAGGTTTTATTGATAAATCTACTTTCCCTAAATACCAATCGAGATATGGTGCCGGGTATGGACCACAGTATGGAAATGATACAGATGGAGACGGTAATCCGGACGAGTATTTCAACCATGACCCGAATACCGGAGAATTCCAGGTTCCTCTTACTGAAGATGCATCTTACGGAGCTGAATTTAACCCTAACCTGTTAGTTCGTCAATGGTATTCCTATGACCCGACTTCTCCTTATTACGGGATGGCGACACCTTGGGTAGCTGCTAAGAACGGACCTATCAAATTTTTTGAGACTCCTGTAACGTACGTTAACTCAATCTCCCTTGAAAAAGGAAATAAATCATCAAACATTTCCTTATCTTACTCAAATATGCTTTCTAATGGTTTGTTACCGAACTCAGATTTGAGGAAGAATAACTTAACAGCCAAGTTTAGCTACGACTTTACTGAAAAACTTCATGCGACTGTCTTTTCAACCTTAACGATCCAGGATACAAAAGGTAGAAATGAAACAGGATATTCTGATAATATCGTAACCGGTTTCAGACAGTGGTGGCAGACCAACGTAGATATTTATGATCTTAGAGATGCATATGCCAGATCTAATAATGGAAATAACACATGGAACAGAACTTCCGGGGAAAATGGAACACCGGCTTACTGGAATAACCCTTATTTCCAAAGATACCAGAATTATCAGTCCGATTCCAGAACAAGAACATTCAGCTATGCTCAGTTGAAATACGATGTTTCTAAAAACTTCGGAATTACAGGGAAATTATCTTACGACAACATGCAGATGTTGATTGAAGAAAGATTGGCTAACGGTTCATTGCCTCAGGCATTTGGTGCTTCAGGAAATAATGTGACCTCAGGATATTCCCGTCAGGATGTAAGAACTTCCGAGACTAACTTTGATTTATTTGCTAATTATAAGTTTGACATTGTAGAAGATCTGAACGTTAGCGGTATCGTAGGAGGGAACATCAGAAGAAACTTAAGTGATGCGGTATATGCAAGTACTGAAGGAGGTCTTGCAACTCCGGGATTATTTGCGATTTCAAACTCTGCCAGCCCGATCATTCCACCGGATGAGAATTATGCAAAATGGCTTACATCGAGTTTATATGCTACAGCATCTTTCGGGTATAAAAACTTATTATTCGTAGACGGTACTTATAGAGTAGACAGAAGTTCAAACCTTCCGAAAGCTAATAATACCTACGATTACTATTCAGCAACAGGATCCTTGATTCTTTCAGAATTATGGAAACAAAACTGGTTAAGCTTCTGGAAAGTAAGAGCCAACTATGCGGAAGTAGGTTCATCAACAGTTAACTATCAGTTAAATAATACGTACAGAGTAAGAGGAGGATTCGGAAGTACAGGATTGGTAAACCAGTCTTATTTCTTAGCGAATCCGGATCTTAAACCACAGAGATCGAAAGAATTGGAATTTGGTATGGAAGCTCAGTTCCTTAAAAACAGATTAGGTTTCGATATCGCTGTTTATAAAACACGTACCCTTGACCAGATCATTAACCTTCCGGTAACCTCTGCTACAGGATACAGAACATTCCTTGTAAATGCAGGACAGATTAACAATAAAGGGATTGAAATTCAGTTAAACGGTACACCATTTAAAACTTCTAATTTCAGCTGGGATATTGATGTAAACTGGTCTAAAAACGAAAACGAAGTAATCTCTCTATACGGTGATTCTCAGAACTACCTATTGGCTCAATATCAGGGAGGTGTTTCTTTGAATGCAAGAGTAGGCCAGGCATTTGGAGCTTTAGTAGGATCAGACTATGTATATAATGCCAACGGAGAACGTGTAATAGACCCTGCTAACGGTAGATATTTAAGAAATCCAAATCAGGTAATCGGTAACATTACTCCGGACTGGATCGGAGGGATCAGAAACAGCTTTAACTATAAAGGAATTTCCTTAAGCTTCCTGATTGATATTAAACATGGCGGAGATGTATTCTCAACAGATATGTACTATGGTCTTGCTACCGGATTATATCAGGAAACTGCTATAGGTAACGACAGAACTGCAGGTGTGATCAATCCGGGAGTAAATCCAAACGGACAGGTTAATACCACTCCTACAAGTTCACCGGAGTTTTTTGGTAACGTAGACGGATACAGAAGAATGCCAAACAGCAGATTCGTGTATGATGCTTCTTATGTGAAATTAAGAGAGGCAAGTATCGGCTACAGCCTTCCAAAATCAATTCTTGCCAATACTTCTATACAGGAGGCAAAAATTTCTTTGGTCGGAAGAAACCTTTGGATTATCCACAAAAATTTACCTTACGCAGATCCTGAAGCAGGAACTGGAAACGGATTGGCTTCAAAAGGAAACTCTATCGGGGTTCTGCCAACAACACGTGACATCGGTATCAATGTAACACTAAAATTCTAA
- a CDS encoding lipocalin-like domain-containing protein encodes MKFLIGLIAIMGVVSCGSDDDRSNTKVEEVSVNGTWKPSRYEFKGKSYPVSACEKKGQIHINADFSGVYERYDTDASTGNCIKPEGYSGKWVYDRMYGKLTLTYTEAGASKTLQKSVDDFSSTELKIADATKNVDGIAGNDDAVLVYVKE; translated from the coding sequence ATGAAGTTTTTGATCGGGCTTATTGCCATAATGGGGGTTGTTTCTTGCGGTAGTGATGATGATAGAAGCAATACTAAAGTAGAGGAGGTGAGTGTTAATGGTACATGGAAACCTTCCCGGTATGAATTTAAAGGGAAAAGCTATCCGGTATCTGCTTGCGAAAAGAAAGGGCAGATACACATCAATGCCGATTTTTCCGGAGTTTATGAAAGATATGATACGGATGCATCCACAGGAAACTGCATAAAACCTGAAGGTTACTCAGGAAAATGGGTTTATGACAGAATGTACGGTAAATTAACACTTACGTATACTGAAGCAGGAGCCAGCAAAACTTTACAGAAAAGTGTGGATGACTTTTCTTCTACTGAACTTAAAATTGCTGATGCTACTAAAAATGTAGACGGAATAGCCGGAAACGACGATGCTGTTTTAGTATATGTTAAAGAATAA